In Tenebrio molitor chromosome 1, icTenMoli1.1, whole genome shotgun sequence, the sequence gacttttacttttacggccgtcgtctaggcaacggctgcgaaattcaatttcgcggcctgctctaggcacgcgaagtgctcatttcgcgtacggttgcacacaaacaaaatttaaatttttttacagttAACTATGGACCAAataataactttcaatacatgattagattcagaaaaaaaccttaccagactgagcctaaaaaaaaCCACATGtgcccatttaaaaaaaaaaagttgactgtcgttagctattgaagataacaccaaaaaatatattttatggctgttttgtagcgcatgaaaaaccatatctttggtttttttgttgattgaaatggggtaataaataaaaaagttatggattgagtcgttttttatcaaacagcctgtataggTAACTCTAATTAAAGAATCTTCTGATGTCTCAGGCTCAGGAGACGACCCAGACTCATCTCTGAAAAAAATGATCTCAAACTAGGAAGAGGCCAGCAGTAAAGTGGCGCAGAAACTCATTTGGGATGGGTCCTGTCAATAGAAACTAAAATCGCTTGTTATACCCCATAGGCGGGTGGTAGATCTGAGAAAAGGAAATGTTGGTCATTCTGTCAAGAGCGTTGTAGTGATCGGTTTGCATGGTTGCATGGCGTACGTCATTGGTACCGTTTCGTCGCGCATCTTTCGCTCCGCCCTGGCTACTTCCTAGTTTGAAATCCCTCTAACAATGATTATACGATTATATAAAATGCAGAATGCAGGTTGCACCAGAAAGAACCAATAACCTATAGTATGTACTTAGTACCTACTACCTAGTCTCTACAGCTCCTATATTAACATCAACCATCTCATAAAACTTTGAATTGTTTATAGTTGTAAAAtagttattaattaaaaataggtTGGAATGTTTAATTATCGTAGTTTACGAAGTCGCTTTAACCAAATCATGTTTCTGGTTTGACTAACTGTTCGACACTGCTGGAAATTTGCCCAATTTTTTACTAACATGTCTATCttatctgaaaaaaaaacagtttttttaaataacttcAACGTATCAATAAACACATACGTACCACTTTTCATGTTTTCAGCAAAAACCAAGGTATCAACATGAACTACAAAAACAAATGGCGGATATGTGTATcatgtaataaatttttgaatcgATTCTTGTGTTATGTAAACCCAACAATTATCTCATATCCTATTCTTTTATTCGGAAGCGGAATTATAAACGGTTACATCTGTTTGAAATTATGGTCTGTTTACTAAACCTATTACACCATCTCATATGGACTACCAAAAGTTGAGATTTTTATCACACATTACCCTGAGTACAATACAAATGGTGTGGATACAATGTTTCAGTCCAGTAAAAAGATATGCATCTGATCATTTATCTCATCCTAATTTGGTAAGGAGAATATTAAACAAAGACGTCTATATTCCTCAACGACGCGCACCATTtagttaatttatttcatttaaccgATGTGCACATCGCAGGTAAACGTGCACACTATCGCACGTTGCATGTCTGTCTATCCATATCTTTTGAAGTATGTGCAGCAGTGGGCGAACATTGTGTGCAAATTTTTAAGCGGTAGAGTTCTTTGTGCTTTGTGAAGAGTCGCAACAATCCAGTAAAGGTGCTCATGAAATTACTAGATCAAGGTCCATATTTGTTTTATAGCTTTAGATCGTTTGTTACTTTCCTTACGTGGGATCAAATATTTGCATATTCTCAGATGAGTAATACCATCATCCTTGTTACTTAACTATAACCAAAGCTGTCAGTTAGTTGTGATTTGTAGTTTTTTAAAGTCGTTAAAATGTTGAGTAGGTTTCACTTCGCATAATACAATTTATTATCGTAGATTTTGTAAGTAATAAACTTTACAATGGTGATAAAAGAATTACAATATAATTAGTATTGTGTTATATTTGTATACATAgcatacaataaataatataaataagtCAACTTAACATAAGTCTATaacagataaatatttttggcaagataaTATGGCAATGCGTTTCGATACTGACGAAAACTTATCATTTATTAACGATTTCTCTGACCCAAGGAATATACTCAGAAATTCGAGTGTATAGTCCTGGCAAAAACGGTCTGGCACATCCAATTCCTGTCGACACAACGCCCACGACCATCATTTGTCCCACTTTCCCGGTGCTAATCATAAGAGGACCTCCGCTATCGGCCTTTCCATTAACAACACCCATCAATAAAACGTTGCcacatttccaaaatttttacttaCCCAGCACGAGTCCACTCCTCCTTGTTCATGCCCGGCACATATTTGCGTCTCTTGGATTTTGGTCTTCTTCCCTTGCGATTTGTACCACTGTCTACACTTTTCTATCCCGATTACGTTAACAGAAGCTTTTTGAAGCACGTTGGCGCGTCCTCCTTTGGCACTGTCTTCGTTCGTCCATCCCCAACCAGCCACGACCGCAGGAAGATCGTCCAAAGGTGTATAATCATCTTCCCGTGACGAAGCTGCCAAGCAAGCCGGCAAAACGGATTCGGACCAGACGAGTTTGCTCTTCAGTTCCAAAATGGCTATGTCGTTTTTGACTTTTCCGCAAGTGTACTCCGGATGAATGGATATGGCTTTCAACGCCATTTCGTAAGCATCACTTGACTTATTCGTTAAGTCGTATTGAGCTATAGTTACTTTGATGTGTGTGGGCTTCACAGTGTCTGTTCCTATTCCGCTGTAACGGTTGCGGTGACAGTTTGGTTTgctgtttaattaaaaagactCACGTGCAAAGGCAATGTCCAGCAGTGAGGATGAATCTGTTGCTGATTAGCGTTCCTCCACAAAAGTGTCCACCTCTTCTTGTGATTGACACCAACCAAGGAAATTCTCCCTTGTCGGCGGTGGTGCCACCGACAATTTTTCCTTCTCGGCTTAAGGTTTTATGCCCACAATTGATATCCGCAACTGCAAAGACAACTATTTCAGCAAAACAACCACTTAGAATGATCTACAAAGTTAGTTTAAAGTGACGAATTGAAACTGTGGCGTTTTACTGTAAAGAATGTAATTTAGCGGACCTTCACACAGTTTTAACTGGGAAACCAGGACAGATATTATAAAATACTCACAATTATTAAACGAATATATTCCagaaattaacataattatcAGTAAGCACTCGATTTGCATTTTGAATTACgcagaaatttttaaaagtacaaattttcgaacacTTCTGTGCACTTTAATTGAATTGCAAATTacgacaatttaattttttgatttgatttaaaaGCTTGTAAGCTGAACGACTAATTGGTTTGTGATTAACGTGgtgtaaatgtttttttatatatGTTTGCGTTGATGTTGGGCAAGTAGGGATAATTCCCCACCTAAGGTGGTGCACTTCAAGGGTAGCTCTCATTAAAATTCAATGGCAGCGCTGATAACCTTGTCTAGCTTCGAAGGCTGGCATTGTTTTCACGTAGATAAGAAGAGGTAAATAATGAAATGCAGTAGGTGTGTATGTGGAAATGCAAGGTTTGTCGAATGTTGGCGGCATCATTTGGCGCTGCTTGTAGATAATTGTACGGTAATTTTACAGGAAACAATTAGTTCGGTTGGTTCAATGAATGAATTGCGTCATTGTGTAATATACCTTTATGTGTTATTATGAACTTGGCTCATATGTCATTAACAAAGTGAGGTCTGGCGCCAAGCTTCGTTCCTAACTTTAAAAAGGACGTGGCACACATCTTATGACCTTTAGGTTTCGGAGAAATTCCTCTAAATTATAACACATACATAGTTTGTGGCGCAGTACCTATTTACAAATTGCttctaaataataaatgtaaaatatattttcaatcACAGCTGAAAAATTAcgagcacattttaaaatgaagcaaaaattttaatataatttgaacaaaaaaacttaGATTACTGTCATATTGTGAGAATTAACTATGCAATCAGCATTAAATCTAACCCAAATATTTGACAATACTCAATTCTTATCACATattattatatcccaagtgcaaaatttgttatcgaaaaattttttgctaatgaacgaaaacatccataaatgaggtcagaagaccaattattatcaaataagagcacgagatgaagtcgagggcttttatttgataataattgatcttctgaccgaataatttatggatgtttgagttcattagcaaaaaatttgccgatattaaaattgtgcacgaggggtatacggctgattatttcctgaatagaatgaaaacaaacgcattatttctaatcctttttattcaaaataatttattaaaaaaaaatcaggtaccgacattttttatccgattattgcacagtgtgcattttagagaaattttatcgggtaattttttgttttctcgttttgattggtcaatatttgtcacgcaattgatTGCTAAAcatatgaaggaaataatcaataGTAAAATCTCGAATGCCCTCGATAAAATGATTCGccctttaaaaaatgtaaaaataaatttatgaatatagaaatgcattatttaataaatttttctgcaatatttttcgtctctttctttaaaaaagtgtcatcCAATTAGATCGCCACCAGTCTGGAATTTCAGCCAACGACAAGCAAATAACAGTGATGCACTTAACtaattttttgatgttttgTAAGGAGGTACCATCCTGAATATGGTTTTAACCCACAAATATGTTTCCAATTAAATGATTAGTATTTTAGAgtttttaaaagtttcttGTGTTTGTCATTTCCTTTCAAGTCTTTAGCAACCATCTTGAAGGATTATTACACAGATGCAATTATTATACAAAGAAATAGAGCTCTAACAaagttaattttgtttacataTTGTTAGTGCAGGTCTTTACAGTAAATAGCGTTCTACTTTATTTGTGCAAATCACCTTGatcataataatttaattattattgttccgTTCCCTATAATTTCAGTTTGTGGAAAAGTTGATTCATGCgttgttcaaaacattttacctTGTCACATTATTActgcaataattattatcattgttGTAACTTCTGTTTACATTTAcatcaaaaccaatttaatGCTTATTGATGAGCAATCATTTCTAGTTCAGTTGTTTTCAGTAACAGTAGTCGGTGTTGCATGTACGCAAAATACCACTTCGGCTTTTCCTGCATAATTCAGATACAATtgaatataatttaaatgCTCTTAGCACGACTACTCAGTTTGGGTTTGAACTGCTGTGATCTTTCATGAACGTTTACAGTGAAATAGCTCACGATTTGAAgctctttgaattaatttgtaaattacagGTTTTGACAGCAAGCAAATTGCTACAAATATTGCAAATTGCAACTATTAAACTTATGGTTAGTAatattataacaatgtttCTGAATTAGTATGTTTTAAAGTAATGTTTTCATTTCAGAATGGTTAAATCAAATGTAAGTTAGGTATCCTTTGGCGaaaatatacataattatatagtgtttaaattaaaaatttagacTTAAAATATCGTTATATCCTCACACGTAGACTCAAACACTTGTTTACCTAACTCTGTTAAATTAATGGTATTTTTTGTAGTAGTTATTTGAAAATGATTTTACAACAATATATGGTCATACACATATGTGGCAAGAAGTGTTTATTGTGAGTTTTTACAGAAGAATCACCGAAGCCTTTCAAAATCTATTGATTCGCAGATTATTTCTTATGCCCAAATAAGCTTGAGCTTTGACCTATACAGTATTGGTTCACTTTCTAACAAAATATTATGTGTGTACGACCTATAAGTCAATATGTTCTTATTAAAGTTTAGTCCCGAGTGTTTCCTGTTTGTGAAGATATTTTACGGATTTTCAACATcattgtttttgaatttaatgaTTGTATGTCTACGCttatgaaaattacaaaattggtATATTTTTAACGTACCTACCTATACAGTATAAGTTACTGAGATCGTTGTCGTTGTTATTGTTACAGTTCGAATAACAAATACATACAATTCTAGACTTATGAACTCCAAATGGATGGACTCTTTTCTCTCTTTTGGGGAAGTGCTTCTATTAgtttttttcataataaactaggcaaaaatgaatagggaattccacaatttttcttggagaGCAAAATAATTGTCCCAATCCTCctacgtattcttaaacactagataaattttaaacgttacaggtacttgaaacattacttttaatgtgtatataatttatatttttaacacaaaaattcaaaaattgaaaaattccctattcatttttgcatagtttaaataaaaagggACACTTTTATGAATCCATTTCAgacttttcttttgtttttctttctgcTTGCTTTGGCTAGATTTGGCAATTgtaaaaggattttttttttcatccaATATACAAGTTTACTGCCAAACTCTCTTCAGTCACTGTCACACAAAAAGTCTATTTTCATCTAATTCCATATATCGTGAAATACGTAGTTTTTGTTtctgtaattttaaaaaatctcgtTCCGTGCAGCTTTATTGTCGACATTCGTTGATACACATTccattaacaaaaatattctgaTCTGTTTGGAACCCTTCTTTCTGTATTTTGGATCATTGAATCTAagttagtaaaatgtttggatTGCAAGTTTTCATTCACTGTTGATAAAAATTGACCAAGAAAGAGTATAAGTTTGTCCagtagattttaaaaattgttatagaATATTGaggggcgtattctgtaatttttaaaggggcgttaaaattttagcgtcttttataatttaaaatttcaaggccTGATTGGTCATTTCATTACTATGACCACTTAATTTAACTGCCTGTAAAATTTAGCAGAGcagttacagaatacgcccctgaattaactaaaatttttcttttaaaattaaataagggtcataaaaatcaaataatggAACTAGATACACAACAAATGATTTATATTCTGGTTTGCATTTAACTAAATAATTAGTTGTAATTTACCATCactaataaattaacaaaagaaATGATATACCTacaggtggtcccgatataatctgccaaaaaaattctgggttaTTAGAAGAATCCAACAAGTAAACTTGACACGTGtcatgtcataggtgttacaggtaccgttgctaaagaaactGTAGCTAAGTAGCCAGAATTAGCTTTCAAATTCCttgcgtacagcaaattttgaccaaattttcaattatttttatctcgaaaacgaaaagacttttattggaaacattttttgtgtatgagttctactaaTGGCCACCTATCACTAGATTTTTTTGGTAGGTTATACCGTCATATTAGTATGAAATTTAGAGATTTTATGTCTACATGTACGAATATACAAATCTTGGACAAACTGTATATACAAGAAGATCTCGACAGTAGAAACATGTCCGTAATGAGAACTTTTaggatttgaaaaaatgtacctACTCCAAATTAGGAACTGGAAAGTTGACCATTAGTAAGTAAatcaataatagttattatGACCAAAAATTAAGCTTCATGTGCTGAGGCTTGTAACTGGGCCGCTAAGAACAACACCTACACTGTAAGAAAAATGCCTCAATGCAAATCTATCTCAAAACTATATATTTATCCAAAAGCATGagcaaaatttacaacaaaatgttAGAGCTGCATAAATCCATTGGAACCGAACGACGACTCAAAAGTTTAGCCCTGAAAGGCTCACAAAAATTCCGATCGAATCGTCATAACAGTCAGCAAAACATTACCAACCATGGCAGCTTctcaaagaaaaaacaatttatatttaagACAAGTATCTGTGAAGAACATCTAACGACTATAACgtcataaaaatttataatgaatataaacatttatttaaaaaaatacaagatGGTCCAACTAGGTGACGTGAAGCGACAGTCGTACCAAATTACTTAGATTAATTTGTACGAAACAGAAATAAGCCCGGCGAGCTCATATTCGGCACAGATTTGTCGTTACTGCCCACCTCCCTAACGAAATATAGTAATGACACAAAGTGCAAAACACAATCAAGAATTTTCCTTTTCTAAGAAATTTTGTTCGAAGAAAATCGATCTACatatt encodes:
- the LOC138141425 gene encoding trypsin-1-like, whose translation is MQIECLLIIMLISGIYSFNNFADINCGHKTLSREGKIVGGTTADKGEFPWLVSITRRGGHFCGGTLISNRFILTAGHCLCTGIGTDTVKPTHIKVTIAQYDLTNKSSDAYEMALKAISIHPEYTCGKVKNDIAILELKSKLVWSESVLPACLAASSREDDYTPLDDLPAVVAGWGWTNEDSAKGGRANVLQKASVNVIGIEKCRQWYKSQGKKTKIQETQICAGHEQGGVDSCWADSGGPLMISTGKVGQMMVVGVVSTGIGCARPFLPGLYTRISEYIPWVREIVNK